A window from Purpureocillium takamizusanense chromosome 3, complete sequence encodes these proteins:
- a CDS encoding uncharacterized protein (EggNog:ENOG503NURQ~TransMembrane:1 (o442-460i)~COG:S) has translation MTIANLAPPLYRLLPRAWSPEACRHARPSTPPHMGSRRHFSASELCAARLDSFQAATQTMRTSQPRISLISNVSRQIHSVTCRRPRRSFHLTTPAGLPRRRHFFTSNPFLSSVDDSSNAEPTPSPTVKNEQPASLAPAKRKLTRATTTKNSLRRVAIIAQQPKRGADGKPVAEGSDESDPSNQISATCIAESFNMPLVLEILQSHGFAIDPDNTGFDAGEVVHAKGVNGGDIFVFPSGTIVTWSLPPDVVTRQLLRAAEDPHPAEMCEEDDLDFVTDTARAESTMKGDLVVLGTRREHRDGDRLDTTLAKIAFSSGLARSTKLAVLETALTSYFESTRNIPALLSQGAGVPLGRRFILQKTGELLSLRARLNHYSELTDSLPDIFWDSRAELGLEGYYDQVGRALDVNVRIRTLNQKMDYAQEIATVLREMSSEQHGTRLELIIILLIAVEVVFELRRIILEWGQEREAKAQAAADLATAGPRRA, from the coding sequence ATGACCATCGCCAACCTTGCACCGCCGCTGTACCGGTTGCTGCCACGTGCCTGGTCACCTGAGGCTTGTCGACATGCAAggccctcaacgccgccccaCATGGGTTCGCGCCGCCACTTTTCGGCCTCTGAGCTTTGTGCTGCTAGACTCGACAGCTTCCAAGCAGCCACCCAAACCATGAGGACTTCTCAGCCGAGGATATCCCTCATCAGCAATGTCTCTCGCCAGATACACAGCGTGAcctgccgtcggccgaggcggtcaTTCCACCTCACGACCCCGGCGGGCCTCCCGCGTAGGCGCCATTTCTTCACCTCGAACCCGTTCCTGTCGAGCGTCGACGACTCCTCCAACGCTgagccgacgccctcgccaaccGTCAAGAATGAGCAACCAGCGTCCCTAGCTCCTGCGAAACGCAAACTCACGCGGGCTACGACGACCAAGAACTCGCTCAGGCGAGTGGCCATCATTGCGCAACAGCcgaagcgcggcgccgatggcaagcccgtggccgagggcTCCGACGAGAGCGACCCGTCGAACCAGATCAGTGCGACATGCATTGCCGAGTCGTTCAACATGCCGCTCGTGCTCGAGATTCTCCAGTCGCATGGGTTCGCCATCGACCCGGACAACACCGGGttcgacgccggcgaggtggtgcACGCCAAGGGagtcaacggcggcgacatctTTGTGTTCCCGTCCGGGACCATCGTGACGTGGTCGCTGCCCCCGGACGTGGTGAcgcgccagctgctgcgggcggctGAAGACCCGCACCCGGCCGAGATGTGCGAGGAGGACGACCTCGACTTCGTGACggacacggcgcgggcggagaGCACCATGAAGGGCGAcctggtggtgctgggcaCGCGGCGCGAGCACCGGGACGGCGACCGGCTGGACACGACGCTCGCCAAGATCGCCTTCTCGTcgggcctcgcgcgcagCACCAAGCTGGCGGTGCTCGAGACGGCGCTGACGTCGTACTTTGAGAGCACGCGCAACATCCCCGCGCTGCTGTCGCAGGGGGCCGGCGTGCCGCTGGGCCGGCGATTCATCCTGCAGAAGACCGGCGAATTGCTGagcctgcgcgcgcgcctcaaCCACTACTCGGAGCTGACCGACTCGCTGCCCGACATCTTCTGGGACAGCCGCGCGGAGCTGGGCCTTGAGGGCTACTACGACCAGGTCGGGCGTGCGCTCGACGTCAATGTGCGCATACGCACCCTCAACCAGAAGATGGACTACGCGCAGGAGATTGCCACTGTCCTCCGCGAGATGTCAAGCGAGCAGCACGGCacgcgcctcgagctcatcatcatcctgctcatcgccgtcgaggttgtCTTCGAGCTGCGGAGGATCATTCTCGAGTGGGGccaggagcgcgaggccaaggcgcaggccgccgcggacctgGCCACGGCGGGGCCGCGTAGGGCGTGA
- the SEC14 gene encoding cytosolic factor, phosphatidylinositol/phosphatidylcholine transfer protein (EggNog:ENOG503NW62~COG:I) — protein sequence MDLDPKYDDYDFPYTAAEKQDGHPGFLTEQQIAQVHQLRMMLEAEGYTERLDTLTMLRFLRARKFDVALSKQMFVDCEKWRAETKLDETVPDWDYPEKAELAKYYKQFYHKTDKDGRPIYIETLGGIDLTAMYKITSAERMLTNLAVEYERVADPRLPACSRKADKLLETCCTIMDLKGVTLTKVPSVYSYVRQASVISQNYYPERLGKLYLINAPWGFSTVWSVVKGWLDPVTVAKINILGSGYQSELLKQVPAENLPKEFGGTCQCESGCENSDAGPWHDPQWAKPAKWERKKDDGKTIENTGSEIEKPAPGAADAVPTVEAGDKQTATA from the exons atggatcTGGACCCCAAGtacgacgactacgacttCCCGTACACCGCGGCGGAGAAGCAGGATGGCCACCCAGGCTTCCTCACGGAGCAACAAATCGCCCAGGTGCATCAGTTGCGGATGATGCTCGAGGCTGAGGGCTACACGGAGCGGCTGGACACGTTGACCATG CTCCGGTTCCTGCGGGCGCGCAAGTTTGACGTCGCCTTGTCCAAGCAGAT GTTCGTCGACTGCGAGAAGTGGCGAGCCGAGACCAAGCTGGACGAGACGGTGCCGGACTGGGACTACCCCGAGAAGGCTGAGCTCGCCAAGTACTACAAGCAATTCTACCACAAAACGGACAAG GACGGCCGCCCCATCTACATCGAGACGCTTGGTGGCATTGACCTGACGGCCATGTACAAGATCACATCGGCTGAACGCATGCTGACCAACCTCGCTGTCGAGTATGAACGTGTGGCGGACCCGCGCCTGCCCGCATGCTCGCGCAAGGCCgacaagctgctcgagaCGTGCTGCACCATCATGGACTTGAAGGGCGTGACCCTGACCAAGGTGCCGTCGGTCTACTCGTACGTGCGCCAGGCCTCGGTCATCTCGCAGAACTACTACCCGGAACGCCTGGGCAAGCTGTACCTGATCAACGCGCCTTGGGGCTTCTCGACCGTCTGGAGCGTCGTCAAAGGCTGGCTCGACCCCGTCACCGTGGCCAAGATCAACATCCTCGGCTCCGGCTATCAGTCCGAGCTGCTCAAGCAGGTGCCTGCCGAGAACCTACCCAAGGAGTTTGGTGGCACCTGCCAATGCGAGAGCGGCTGCGAGAACAGCGACGCCGGGCCATGGCATGACCCTCAGTGGGCCAAGCCCGCTAAGtgggagaggaagaaggacgacggcaagaccATCGAGAACACGGGCTCCGAGATCGAGAAGCCCGCTCCTGGCGCTGCTGACGCCGTCCCCACCGTGGAGGCCGGCGACAAGCAGACGGCTACCGCCTAG